From a single Pleurodeles waltl isolate 20211129_DDA chromosome 10, aPleWal1.hap1.20221129, whole genome shotgun sequence genomic region:
- the FAHD1 gene encoding oxaloacetate tautomerase FAHD1, mitochondrial codes for MASSKNVTTFWEWGRKIICVGRNYAEHAMELKNAIPTEPVLFLKPSSAYVKEGAPVLVPYYSNNLHHEVELGVVIGKQGVSISQKAAMDHVAGYALCLDMTARDIQDECKKKGMPWTLAKAFNTSCPVSDFISKERIPDPHNLKIWLKVNDQLRQEGHTSSMIFSIPFLVSYISSIIALEEGDLILTGTPKGVAAVKEHDEIHAGLDGILSMKFTVQKQNP; via the coding sequence ATGGCTTCATCCAAAAATGTTACTACGTTTTGGGAATGGGGAAGAAAAATTATCTGTGTTGGACGAAATTATGCTGAACATGCCATGGAGTTAAAAAATGCCATCCCAACAGAACCGGTCTTGTTTTTGAAACCATCATCAGCTTATGTGAAAGAAGGAGCCCCTGTTCTTGTGCCGTACTACAGCAACAACCTGCACCATGAAGTAGAGCTAGGAGTAGTAATCGGTAAACAAGGAGTCTCAATATCGCAGAAAGCTGCCATGGATCATGTTGCAGGGTATGCTTTGTGTCTGGATATGACTGCTAGAGACATACAAGATGAATGCAAGAAAAAGGGGATGCCATGGACTTTGGCTAAAGCATTCAACACATCATGCCCTGTTAGCGACttcatatcaaaggaaagaattccAGACCCCCACAATCTGAAGATTTGGCTGAAAGTGAATGACCAACTAAGACAGGAAGGACATACGTCATCAATGATTTTCTCTATTCCATTTCTTGTTAGCTATATCAGTAGTATCATAGCACTAGAAGAGGGGGACCTGATTCTGACCGGGACTCCAAAAGGAGTGGCTGCTGTCAAGGAACACGATGAGATCCATGCTGGGTTGGATGGAATTTTATCCATGAAGTTCACAGTCCAGAAACAGAATCCTTAA